A part of Papaver somniferum cultivar HN1 unplaced genomic scaffold, ASM357369v1 unplaced-scaffold_118, whole genome shotgun sequence genomic DNA contains:
- the LOC113330492 gene encoding probable amidase At4g34880, with translation MVPIMHDQEMTDVYDQNTMIDAEKTSGNEAERQGALLNMQKLDNEGFKSKMIKNNSDAVVIPGNSFSTVLAIGEHPGIIVPAGYEDDGMPVGICFGGLRGSEPKLIEIAYGFKQIKLIRKPPPSTTFISDV, from the coding sequence ATGGTGCCAATCATGCATGATCAGGAAATGACTGATGTCTATGATCAAAATACAATGATAGACGCTGAGAAGACCAGTGGAAACGAGGCAGAGAGACAAGGAGCACTGTTAAATATGCAGAAACTTGACAATGAAGGGTTCAAGAGTAAGATGATTAAGAATAACTCAGATGCAGTCGTCATTCCAGGAAATAGTTTTTCTACTGTGCTTGCAATAGGAGAACATCCTGGAATTATCGTTCCAGCAGGGTATGAGGATGATGGAATGCCTGTTGGAATATGTTTCGGAGGATTAAGAGGTTCAGAACCAAAGCTGATTGAAATTGCTTACGGGTTTAAACAGATTAAACTTATTAGGAAACCTCCTCCTTCTACCACTTTCATCAGTGATGTATAA
- the LOC113330493 gene encoding uncharacterized protein LOC113330493: MEKMKKRWNFTAVYGATDPADYEKFWQEVDDIRLMLTDPWLIGGDWNAVLYPNERNNSGGCTRSRRCFRKFINNHNLIDIPMSGNTYKPPFRFEYYYLSHPDFLENMRVWWNNLTFFGSPSFNLAKKLQALKFFIKKWGRETFGSLQIEVDNLEKLIDVYDSLEEINALNEDDFTSRETTKVQHNKASLNLARKWHARTKGQWLADGERNSKFFHKNASYNQTVYSINSLLINGVISHDKNLINEEAKRFYENVFTESVG, encoded by the exons atggagaagatgaaaaaacg TTGGAACTTTACAGCAGTGTACGGTGCAACTGACCCTGCAGATTATGAAAAGTTCTGGCAGGAGGTTGATGATATTCGTTTGATGTTGACGGATCCTTGGTTGATAGGTGGAGATTGGAATGCAGTATTGTATCCCAATGAAAGAAATAACTCTGGTGGCTGTACTAGGAGTAGAAGGTGTTTCAGGAAATTTATTAACAATCACAACCTCATTGACATTCCTATGTCAG GTAACACTTATAAGCCTCCATTTAGGTTTGAATACTATTACTTGAGTCATCCAGATTTTTTGGAGAACATGAGAGTATGGTGGAATAACCTAACTTTCTTTGGAAGTCCAAGTTTCAATCTAGCTAAGAAACTACAGGCACTGAAATTTTTCATTAAGAAGTGGGGAAGGGAAACTTTTGGTTCTTTGCAGATTGAAGTAGATAACTTGGAAAAGCTTATTGATGTTTACGATAGTTTGGAGGAGATAAATGCTCTGAATGAGGATGATTTTACATCTAGAGAGACTACAAAAGTGCAACATAACAAAGCATCTTTAAACCTTGCAAGGAAGTGGCACGCAAGAACAAAGGGACAGTGGCTTGCAGATGGTGAGAGAAATTCTAAGTTTTTCCATAAGAATGCATCTTACAATCAAACAGTGTATTCAATAAATAGTCTCTTGATAAATGGTGTAATCAGTCATGACAAAAACCTTATCAATGAAGAGGCTAAGAGGTTTTATGAGAATGTTTTTACTGAAAGTGTTGGTTAA